One genomic segment of Nitrospira sp. includes these proteins:
- the nadA gene encoding quinolinate synthase NadA: MKTTATIPKPITDYQGLTSEELFRRTAEAKRALGDRVMILGHNYQRDEVIEHADFRGDSLLLSKLAAERSERPYIVFCGVHFMAETADILSRSQQTVILPDMAAGCSMADMAAIEQVDQCWETLGRILPVEETVMPAVYVNSAAVLKAFCGEHGGITCTSSNARAVIEWCWARREKILFFPDEHLGRNTANRMGLPREQMIVWDPFQPNGGNTREAIQKAKLILWKGHCSVHQMFQPVHIDNFRKQFPDGKVIVHPECHEDVVNKADLSGSTEFIIKTVTAAPAGTAWAVGTELNLVNRLKRDLTDKKVFFLSSTVCQCATMFRIDGAHLCWAMENLADGHVVNHIVVPDEDKRWAKIALDRMMSVS, translated from the coding sequence GTGAAAACAACGGCGACGATACCTAAACCGATTACCGACTATCAGGGCCTTACCTCTGAGGAGCTCTTTCGCCGAACGGCCGAGGCGAAGCGTGCCTTGGGCGATCGGGTCATGATTCTGGGCCATAACTACCAGCGGGACGAAGTCATTGAGCATGCTGACTTTCGCGGCGATTCGTTGTTGCTGTCGAAGCTGGCTGCGGAGCGTTCCGAGCGACCCTATATTGTGTTCTGCGGCGTTCATTTTATGGCGGAAACCGCGGATATCCTGAGCCGGTCGCAACAAACGGTGATTCTTCCTGACATGGCCGCCGGTTGTTCGATGGCGGATATGGCGGCGATCGAGCAGGTCGATCAATGTTGGGAGACGTTGGGGCGCATCCTGCCGGTGGAAGAGACGGTGATGCCGGCGGTCTATGTGAATAGCGCCGCGGTCCTCAAGGCGTTTTGCGGCGAGCATGGCGGGATTACCTGCACGTCATCCAATGCCAGAGCGGTCATTGAATGGTGCTGGGCCAGACGCGAGAAGATTCTTTTCTTTCCCGATGAACATTTGGGCCGCAATACGGCCAACAGGATGGGGCTGCCCCGCGAGCAGATGATTGTCTGGGATCCGTTTCAACCCAACGGCGGCAATACCCGCGAAGCGATACAGAAGGCGAAACTGATTCTCTGGAAAGGGCACTGCAGCGTGCACCAGATGTTTCAGCCGGTCCATATCGATAATTTCCGGAAGCAGTTTCCGGACGGCAAGGTGATCGTCCATCCGGAATGCCATGAGGATGTGGTGAACAAGGCGGATCTCTCAGGATCGACCGAGTTCATCATCAAGACCGTCACGGCGGCGCCGGCCGGTACCGCCTGGGCGGTGGGCACGGAACTGAATCTGGTGAATCGCTTGAAGCGCGACCTGACCGACAAGAAGGTGTTCTTTCTCTCTTCCACCGTCTGCCAATGTGCCACGATGTTTCGCATCGACGGCGCGCATCTCTGCTGGGCCATGGAAAACCTCGCCGACGGCCATGTGGTGAACCACATTGTGGTGCCCGATGAAGATAAGCGATGGGCAAAGATAGCTCTCGATCGAATGATGTCCGTCAGTTAA